GGACTGGTCGTCCCTCATGGCGCGGTCCATGTTGAGAAGCTGAGGCAGCGTCTTGAAGCGGATGGGGGACATCTTCCTGAGATTGTTCATGAAATGGCGAGGTTGTACTTTGAACAGATTGGCGAGCATACGCAAAAGATTAAGGTGCTTGAGAAAAAACTTCAGACATTGGCCAGAAACAGTGGTACGGCAAAAATTCTGCAAACCATTCCCGGGCTCGGCCCAATCACCGCGATAGCGATAGAGGCTTTTGCCCCCGCAATGGCCACGTTCAAGCGCGGGCGGGATTTCGCCGCTTGGCTGGGCCTGGTTCCCAAGCAGCACTCAACGGGGGGCAAAACGCGGCTTGGGAAGACGTCTAAAGCCGGCCAGCGTGATATTCGCAGGCTGCTGATTATTGGCGCGACAACAGTTATTTGGTGGGCCCGCAAAAAAGGCGCGCCCCGGCATCCGTGGCTTGAGGCCTTGCTGGCAAGAAAAGCTCCTCTGGTGGCCGCTGTGGCGCTGGCAAATAAAATGGCGCGAACAGTATGGGCAATGATAACAAAGGGAGAAACCTATCGAGATCCGGCAAGCATGGCTGTGTGAACGTGGCTTGTCTCGTCGGTAAGCCGGGAGGGATTGCAAGGGACATCTGACAGTTAAGGACCCAGGATCACTAAGATCGGATCAGGAAAACCAGTTTGCGACACGGAGCTTTGAGCTCGTGGTTATGATATTGGACCTGATCGGCGCTTATCCATAACGGCCCGCGAGGACAAAATCTTGCAAAAAGGCCTGATACACGTGCGCACTTGATCCCATGGTTTTTACGTCTGAGTAACTCTCGCATTGACTAAGGCATCCATACATGTCGCAAATTTTGTGTGAACACAGATTCAATCTATGGTCTAGACAGAATTATCCGGCGAGTGCCATGAACTGACGATAGGCTGGAATGTCCTGCTGTCCGATCTGGACTTTTCTGATCATATGAGCAGTTTCAATTCCCTCAAGTGTAGCTTCGGCAGAATGGAAGGCTTTGAAACCCATCATTGCTCTGGTCAGGCGCTTAACAGACCGGTGGTCTTGCTCAATGATATTGTTAAGGTA
This genomic window from Pseudovibrio sp. M1P-2-3 contains:
- a CDS encoding IS110 family RNA-guided transposase, which codes for MKNLAVVGVDLSKNVFQLHGAAADGHVVFSKKVSRAGFLKALGKLPTCLVAMEACASSHYWGREVGKLGHEVRLIAPIYVKPFVKRQKNDANDAFAIAEAAARPTMRFVEVKSELQQARSMVFRTREILVRQRTQMINALRAHLAEHGLVVPHGAVHVEKLRQRLEADGGHLPEIVHEMARLYFEQIGEHTQKIKVLEKKLQTLARNSGTAKILQTIPGLGPITAIAIEAFAPAMATFKRGRDFAAWLGLVPKQHSTGGKTRLGKTSKAGQRDIRRLLIIGATTVIWWARKKGAPRHPWLEALLARKAPLVAAVALANKMARTVWAMITKGETYRDPASMAV